In Myxococcales bacterium, the genomic window TTGTCGGAGCAAGCCGGGGAGGAGCAGTGCTAGAGGAGGAGAGGCTAAAGTCGTGTTTTCCCTCGGCACGCTTTTTTGAGGAGACTGTTCACCGCGATGGATGACCACCTGAAGCAGCTATTGCTGCTCGGCCGCGAGCACTACCAAAACCGCGAGTACGACCGTGCCGAGTACTTGCTCCGTCAGGTGGCCGACAAGGCCGACCAGTTCGCGGACGTGCACCACATGCTGGGCGTGATCACGCACAGCCGTGGAGACTTCGCCGAGGCCGAGCGCCACTTCGAACGCGCGGTGCAGATCAACCCGAACTACACCGAAGCGCAGCTCAACCTGATGGTCACCTACAACGACCTCGGGAAGTACGACGAAGCGCGGAAGCTGTACGCCGAAATGCGCAGCCGTGGTCAGGAGAAGGGGCGAGAGCTCGATCCGTTCGCCAAAGGCAAGATCGCCAACATGCACGCCGAGCTCTCACAGGCGTATCACGACGTCGGCATGCCGGTCGACGCCATCCGCGAGCTCGAAAAAGCCACCGTGCTCTGCCCGACCTTCGCCGATCTGCTCACGCGGCTCGGGGTTCTGTATCGCGACAGCGGTGATCAGGCGCGGGCTCGCGAGAAGTTCGAGGCCGCCCTCGCGACCAACCCGAAGTACACACAAGCACGTCTGCTCTACGGTGTGCTCTTGCTGTCGGGTGGTGAGAGTGAGAAGGCCGTCGCGGAGTTCGAGACGGTGGTCGCACAAGACCCAGAGAACAAGAGCGCGCAGACGTACCTGCGCATCGCGAAGAATCCCAAGAAGAGCGAGGCTCCACCGTCGAAGGACGGCTGAACCGACGCGCGCCGCGCGGGCGACTCGGAGACGTCTGACACATGAAGTGGGCCCGCCTCTGGCGACGGCTGCGGGGAGGGCGCTTGACGCGCGCGCGCGCCGCGGGGTCCGTCGCGGCGGGACTGTTCATCGGCGCCCTGCCGCTGTTCGGCCTGCATTTCCCGCTGTGTGTCGCGGTTGCCGTGCCCCTCTCGCTCGACCTGATGATCGCGTACCTCGCGGCAAACATCTCGAATCCGCTGTTCGCGCCGTTCCTCATCGCCGGCGAGATCCAGCTCGGTGCACTGCTCCTCGAGGGTCACTTCATCCCGTTCAGCGTGGAGCAAGCGCGTGCCACTGGCGTCGGGGGGTTCGTCGCCCAAGCGGCCGTCGGCTCGGTCGCCATGGGCGGACTGCTCGCGGCCATCGGTGCAGGTCTCACCTCGCTGATCGTGCGGCGTGACGCAGCTCTGCCTGGGCCCAGCATCGACGACGCCGTCGACAAAACGCTGGCACGATACGCGCGGGCGCCCCGGCGCGACCGCTTCTACGTGGCAGCGAAGCTGCACAGCGATCCGATGTTTCGTCAGCTGGCGGCGCTGGAGCCGCCGTTCGGCGAGTTGCTCGATGTCGCCACGGGCCGCGCCCAGCTCCCGCTGTTCCTGGTGGAGAGCGGCAAGGCGAGTGGATTCACCGGGCTCGACTGGGACGAACGCAAGGTTCGTGTGGCTGCGGACGCAGCGGGCGAGTGCGGGCGAGTGCGGACGGAGGATGTGAACACGGCGGAGCTGCCAGCAGCGGACACCGTCCTCTTGATCGACGTCCTCCACTATCTGGAGCGCGATGCGCAGCTCGGGCTGCTCCAGCGCGCGACCAGCGCCGTGCGTCCTGGCGGGCGACTTCTGGTACGCGAGCTCGACCCGACCCGCGGACTTCGGAGCAAGCTCGCCATCTGGGCGGAGCGGCGCGCGATCGGCACGAGCATGAACCGCGGGACGACGCTCGAGCTCATCGGAACCGATGAGCTCTGCGAGGCGTTGAGCTCCCTGGGGTTCACGTCGCGGGTCCTGCCGCATCCAGATGGCAAGCTCTCGCCCAACTATCTGGTCGTCGCTGAACGCAGCGCTGAGTAGCTACCTGTCCACCTGCGGTGGCGCAGAGTCTGCTACGCTTGTTTCAGCGCGTTTTCTCCGGAACTGAAGGGTACCCATGCTGCGTAGCTCGTCTCTCTTCGGGATCTTGTTTGCCCTGACCCTCGCGGCGTGCGGCGGAACGGATGACTCCGGCGGCTCACCGAGCGGCGGCGGCAGCGGCGGCTCGAGCGCCAGCGGCGGCAGTGGGGGTGTCGCGGGCGGCGGAGGGGTCGCGGGCGCCTCCGGTGGTGCGGGTGGAGGCGCCGGCGCGCCGTGGATGGGCGTCTACTCGACGGAGCTCGAGCTGCCCAAGGCCTCGACACCTCCCATCAACGTCGATCCCGGGACCGTCTTCTACGCGGACGTGCCGTACGGCAGCGATCCTGCGACACGCTTCGACATCTTCGTACCCAAGAGCAGCGGCCCGACTCCGCTCATGATCCACATTCACGGCGGAGGTTTCGTCGGAGGCACCAAGAGCAGCTACTCCGGAAGCGCCGCCGAGATCGCAGCTCTGCTGAGCAAGGGTGTCGCCTATGCGAGCCTCGAGTACCGACTGCTCGACGAGGTCGACACGGTCGGTGTGATCAAACCGATGACCGACTGCCGCCGGGCGCTGCAGTTCATTCGCCACCACGCGGCGGCGTTCAACATCGCACCCGCCAAGATCGTGCTCGAGGGAGGCTCTGCCGGCGCCGGCACCAGCCTGTGGATCGCCTTCTCCGACGACATGGCAGAGCCAGGCAACAGCGATCCGGTGGCGCAGCAGTCGACCCGCGTGCTCGGCGTGGCCGCAAACTCGACCCAGGCCACCTATGACGTCCTCAAATGGGAGAGCGTGGTGTTCAAGGAATACGGTCTGCCGCTCCTGGATCTGGCAGTGCAGGCCGGCATGGGGCAGCGCCTGATGTCCTTCTACGGCGTGGACTCCGTCGACGCGATGAAGACACCCGCCATCACGGAGTATCGCGCCCGGGTCGACATGCTCGCCCTGATGAGCGCCGACGATCCGCCTTTCTACGTGAACAATCCGCTGACCCCAGCAGCGCCGCCGCTCGACACCAATTCGCTGTTTCACCACGCCTTTCACGCGCGCACGCTCAGCGAGCAG contains:
- a CDS encoding tetratricopeptide repeat protein — its product is MDDHLKQLLLLGREHYQNREYDRAEYLLRQVADKADQFADVHHMLGVITHSRGDFAEAERHFERAVQINPNYTEAQLNLMVTYNDLGKYDEARKLYAEMRSRGQEKGRELDPFAKGKIANMHAELSQAYHDVGMPVDAIRELEKATVLCPTFADLLTRLGVLYRDSGDQARAREKFEAALATNPKYTQARLLYGVLLLSGGESEKAVAEFETVVAQDPENKSAQTYLRIAKNPKKSEAPPSKDG
- a CDS encoding DUF2062 domain-containing protein, with the protein product MKWARLWRRLRGGRLTRARAAGSVAAGLFIGALPLFGLHFPLCVAVAVPLSLDLMIAYLAANISNPLFAPFLIAGEIQLGALLLEGHFIPFSVEQARATGVGGFVAQAAVGSVAMGGLLAAIGAGLTSLIVRRDAALPGPSIDDAVDKTLARYARAPRRDRFYVAAKLHSDPMFRQLAALEPPFGELLDVATGRAQLPLFLVESGKASGFTGLDWDERKVRVAADAAGECGRVRTEDVNTAELPAADTVLLIDVLHYLERDAQLGLLQRATSAVRPGGRLLVRELDPTRGLRSKLAIWAERRAIGTSMNRGTTLELIGTDELCEALSSLGFTSRVLPHPDGKLSPNYLVVAERSAE
- a CDS encoding alpha/beta hydrolase produces the protein MLRSSSLFGILFALTLAACGGTDDSGGSPSGGGSGGSSASGGSGGVAGGGGVAGASGGAGGGAGAPWMGVYSTELELPKASTPPINVDPGTVFYADVPYGSDPATRFDIFVPKSSGPTPLMIHIHGGGFVGGTKSSYSGSAAEIAALLSKGVAYASLEYRLLDEVDTVGVIKPMTDCRRALQFIRHHAAAFNIAPAKIVLEGGSAGAGTSLWIAFSDDMAEPGNSDPVAQQSTRVLGVAANSTQATYDVLKWESVVFKEYGLPLLDLAVQAGMGQRLMSFYGVDSVDAMKTPAITEYRARVDMLALMSADDPPFYVNNPLTPAAPPLDTNSLFHHAFHARTLSEQADKIGLSHLTYIKALSVADASGTDDWGFALQLLTK